A window of Streptomyces sp. NBC_01689 genomic DNA:
TGAGTCTGCTGGCGCGGGCGGCCTTCCCGCGCTGGTACTGGCTGACGTTCAACGCCGGCACGCTCTTCGGCGTCGGATTCTGCACCTGGCTGCAGTTCCAGTCGCTGTACCGCATCAACTCGCTGTGCCTGTGGTGCTGTCTCGCCTGGGTCGCCACGATCATCATGTTCTGGTACGTGACTTCATTCAACGTACGAAATGATTTTCTGCCTTCCTCTCCCTGGCTGAGAGGATTCCTGGGTGAATTCACCTGGGTATTTCCGCTGCTGCACGTCGGCGTCATCGGCATGCTGATCCTGACCCGGTGGTGGGATTTCTGGACGAGCTGACCGTCGACTGTGCGCGGGATCTCCGGGGGCCGGGCCGCACGGAGAGCCGGGCCGCACGGAGGGCCGGATGTCCCCGCCGCCCCGGAGACGGACGCGGCCGCGATCCCGTAGGACGAGCCGCCGGATGCCGTGAGGGCCACCGCTAGGGCCACCGGCCCCGACCGAACCCGCCGAGGAGAGAACCATGTCCGTCAGCAGAGTGCCGAACGGTGTGCCGAGCGGTGTGCCGAGCAGAGTGACGGTGACCCGCAGGAGCGTGATGCACGGCCTGCTCGCGACGGCGGCCGCCGCGGTGCTCACCCCCGTCGTCGCCGCCTCCTGGCCTCCGCGGCTTCCCGGCTCCGACGACGCCCCGTTCGACGAGATGTACCACGGTCGCCACCTCCTGGGCGCCAGGACCGGAACCGGCGGCCGCGCCGCGGTCGGCGGCGGTGAGTGGCGGGTCACCGTGGACGGCCGGCCGCTGCACCTGATGCGCCGGGCGGACGGGAGCTATCTGAGCATGGTCGATCACTACCGCTCGTATCCGACCGCGCTGGCCGCCGCGCGCGCGGCCGTCGACGAACTGAGCCCCACGGAGCAGCTTCGCGGCGTGGAGGCGGAGGGGAACGGCCACAGTGGCGTACACGCGTAAGAACGTCAGCAAGCTGACCGCGGCGGAGCGGCGACGCTTCGTCGCCGCGATGCTGGAGATCAAACGCCGTGGCGAGTACGACGAGTTCGTCCGGATGCACATCGAGTACTACGTCGCGGACGGCGACCGGAGCCTGCGCGCGGCCCACATGACGCCCTCGTTCCTGCCCTGGCACCGGCAGTTCCTGCTGGAACTGGAGCGGGCGCTGCGCCGCGTCGACTCCTCGGTGAGCGTGCCCTACTGGGACTGGACGCGGCAGCGGTCGCCGTCCTCCGCGCCCTGGACCGCGGATCTGCTCGGCGGCAACGGGCGGCGCTCCGACCGCCAGGTCATGACCGGCCCCTTCGCCTACGCCCACGGGCAGTGGACGATCAAGGTGGGGGTCACCGAAGGCGGGTACCTCACCCGCGACTTAGGGCGCCGGCAGGCCCCGTTCGAGCTGCCCACCAGGCATGAACTGGACTCCGCTCTCGCTGACCCCGTCTACGACAGCTCCCCCTGGAACTCCACGACCACCAAGGGGTTCCGCAACAAGCTCGAAGGATGGGGGCGCGGGTCCGGCAGCGGGGCCTGGCGCAATCACAACCGGGTCCACCGGTGGGTCGGCGGCGCCATGCTCGGAGGGGCCTCGGTCAACGATCCCGTCTTCTGGCTGCACCACGCCTTCGTGGACCTCCAGTGGTCCCGCTGGCGGCAACGCCACCACGGGGCCCACTACCTGCCCGCCCGACCACCAGGCCCCCACGACGACCAGCACGGACGGATCGTCGCGCGGCACGAGCGGATGCCCCCCTGGAACGTCACACCGGCCGAGCTGGAGGACCACAGCCGGATCTACCGGTACGCGTAGCACTCGCGACCACGTACGCACGTGCCGTCGTTGCCGTGGCTGCCGTCGCTGCCGTCGCTGCCGTCACAGGCGGGGTGCGACCGGTGCGGAGGGGGTGGAGGGGTGTGGTGGGACGCGGTCCCGTGGCGGCCCGCCCGCGCGGGGACCGCGTCGCCCTGGTCACGGCGAGGCCCCCGGCAGCGGATGCTGCGGGGGCCTTCCTCGTACGGCCGACGGTCAGTTGCCGTAGCCGGGAGTGGTGCTGCTCGGGCCGGGGGTGCCCGTGACGGGGCCGCCGCCGTTGACGCAGGTGTTGCCGAAGGCCGGGTTCAGCAGACCGACGACGTTGATGGTGTTGCCGCAGACGTTGACCGGCACGTTGACCGGGACCTGGATGACGTTGCCGGAAAGGACACCGGGGGAGCCGACGGCCGCACCCTGAGCGCCCGCGTCGGCCAGGGCGAGACCGGCCCCGCCGAGAACCACGGCGCCCGTGCCGAGGGCGACGCCGGCTGCCTTCGCGATGCGAGACATCACGTTTCTCCTTTGGTTCGATGAACGCGGCCGCTCGAACGCGGACGCACTCCCCCTTCAACGCGCCCATCCACGCCCGGTCACGGCGTACGCCGGAGGATCATTCGTCCCGGACGAGCGGCTCCCCACCGAGGGATGCCCGGGACGGCGTCGCGGGCGGAAATTCACTACGGCTCGCCCCGCACCCGCGGTTAGCCTGCCGGACATGCCCACCGACCTGTCGGCCTCCGCGTCGACCACCCCGCCGGCCGACCGTCCGAGCGCCCCGCCGACCGACCCGCTGGTCGGCCTGTTCGCCGAGGAGAGCCGGGCACGCGCCTTCGCCGCGGTGGCCCTCGGCGCGGACACGCCGGCGAAGGTCGTGGAGCGGGCCGGGCTGTCGCCGCGGGACGCGACCGTGGCACTGCGCCGGCTCCTGAGCCAGGACGTCATCACCGACGACGGCGGACTGGCCGTCGCCTACGACCACTTCAGGCAGCGAGCACGCGCCCACCGGGCACCTGCCGAGAACCACGGCTCCGGGGACGAGGGGACCGAGGCCGTCCTGCGGACCTTTGTACGCGGCGGGCGGCTGGTCCGACTGCCCGCCCAGTGGCAGCGCAAGCTGATCGTGCTCCGGCACATCGCCGAGCAGACCTTCGAACCCGGCGTCGAGTACCCCGAACGGATCGTCAACGAGAAGCTGCGCGCCTGGTGCGAGGACGCGCCCGTCGACCATGCGACCCTGCGGCGTTACCTCGTGGACCTGCACCATCTGACCCGGCAGCACGGCGTCTACCGGAGGCCCTCGGAGGCCTGATCCGGCGCCCGTGCCCGGGCCCCTGCCTGCGCGCGCAGTCGATCACCGTGTCGCGCACCCTGGAGGCGACGGGTCGCTCCCGGACTCCGTCGGAGCCTGGCCGGGAGACGTCCGCGGCCGCTGCGGAGCCCCCGCGGTGGGCCACTCGGGGGGAAGCCGCGACGGCCGTTCGCTCCCCGTGGCAGTATCTGGGCTTCATGAGTGCGTCCCCAGAGGTACGGAGCCTGCGCGCGGCGGTGTTCGCCGTGCTGTGCGTGCTGCTGGCCGCCGGGGGCCACGGGCTCGCCTCGGGACAGGCTCCGCCGCTGTGGGCGGACGGTGCCGGATTCCTCGTCGTGTTCGCGGCCGGGTGTCTGCTCGGCGGGCGCGAACGCTCACTCGTCGGGATCGGCGGCGGAATGCTGGCCACCCAGGCCGGACTCCACGTCGCGTTCGAGGCGGCCGCCCGGCCACGGCTGACGATGGACATGCACGGCATGCCCATGGCCTCCTCGCACGCGCACGCCATGGCTTCGCACGCGATGACCCCGCACGCCACGGCGGCCCACGTGGTGGCCGCCGCACTGGCCACCTGGTGGCTGCGGCGAGGTGAGGCGGCGTTCTGGTGCCTGCTGCGCCGGGCCGTCGCGCTGGTGCCGGGGCTGGCCGCCTGGTGGCGGGTGCGGACGGGACCGCCGTCCGGCCCCGTCCGGCCGGACGCGATCCGCTCCCACTCCGCCGCGTCCGGGCCGATCCGGCAGGTCCTGCTGCGGCACGCGGTCTCCCGCCGGGGACCACCCCCGGGGCTGTCGTACGCGCCCTGACACCCTTTCCACCAGTACGGAGTCCCCCTGATGTCCCCGATACGCACCACCCTGCGCCGCGCCGGTGTCGTCACCGCCCTCACCGCGGCCGGGATCCTGGCCGCCGCCGGTGCCGCCTCCGCGCACGTGACCGTCCATCCCGAGAGCTACGCCAAGGGAGCCACGGACGGTGTCCTGACCTTCCGCGTCCCCAACGAGGAGGACACCGCCAGCACCACGAAGGTGCAGGTCTTCCTCCCGACGGACCACCCGGTCCTCGGCGTCCTCGTCACCCCCCAGAACGGCTGGACGGCCAAGGTGACGACCACGAAGCTCAAGTCCCCCGTCAAGACCGACGACGGCACCATCACCGAGGCCGTCTCGGAGATCACCTGGACCGGCGGCCGGATCCGGCACGGCCAGTTCCAGGACTTCGACGTCGCCTTCGGACAACTGCCCGATGACACTGGTCAGTTGGCGTTCAAGACGCTGCAGACGTACTCGGACGGCAATGTCGCCCGCTGGATCGAGGAGACGTCGAAGGGCGGGGAGGAGCCGGAGAACCCGGCACCGGTGCTCGCCCTCACCGCCAAGGCGGCGGACGGCGGCAGTTCCGACTCCGGCTCCGACGCCGGCTCGTCCACCGCATCGGGCTCGGGTTCGGACTCGGGCTCGGACACCTCGTCGGCGTCGAGCTCGGCTCCGGCCCAGGCGGCCGGGAGCTCGGCGTCGAGCAGTGACTCCACCGCGCGAGGCCTGGGCATCGCCGGGCTGGTCGTGGGCTTCCTCGGCCTGGGCGCGGCGGCGTTCACCCTCGTCCGCGGCCGCAACACCGGTTCGTAGCCCCGGCGGACGAGCCTTCCGTCGCTCCGCCCGCCGCGGCAGGCCGTGGGCGGGGCGACGGAACTCCCGCGACGACCGGGACCATCGCGCGCGTCGGGTTCGCGGGTGAGCGGGACGCGGGAATTTTCCGTACCCCTCCGTGACGACCGGTGCCCGGATGCGAGGATGAGGCCGCCATGACTGCTGGGTGGTGTTCTCGCACGGTACGGGCCGCGGTCTTCGCTGTCGTCTGTGTGCTGCTCGCCGGCCTGGGACACGTGATGATGTCCGGCGCCGAGCCGCCCCCGTGGGTCCTCGGCTTCTCGATCGTGCTGATCGGCGGCGCGGGGTGGGGACTGGCCGGCCGGGAGCGCGGGCTGCCCCTGATCGTGACCGCGGTGACGGCCGCTCAGGCGGCCCTCCACGCGGCGTTCTCACTAGCCCAGGCCTCGGCCTCCGTCCCGCCTGCCACGGGCGGTTCGGCCATGGACAGCCCGGGCATGGGCGCCATGTTCGCCGGAGACATGTCCTCCGGGGCCATGCCGATGGGACCGGATCACCTGGACTCGATGAGCATGGGGGCCATGCCGGGCATGGCACCCATGGGCGACATGGCGGGTGGGGTCTCCTCGCTCGGCATGCTCGCCGCCCATCTGCTGGCCGCCCTGCTCTGCGGCCTCTGGCTGGCACACGGGGAACGCGCCGCCTTCCGTGTCCTGCGGGCCCTCGCGACCCGGCTGGCCGCCCCGCTGCGTCTGCTCCTCGCGCTGCCCGTCCCGGTGGGTTGTCGCCTTCCGCGACCGCGCCGTCCTCGCCCGGTGCGCGCTCCACGCCTGCTTCTTCTCGTCCACGCGATCACCTCTCGGGGTCCGCCCGTCGGGACCGCTGTCGTCTGACGACAGCCGGTATCCCGGGGCGCGCACCGTGGGCCCCGGGCCCGGCCGTGCCTTTGCGCGCGGCCGTCCCCTCACCGGACCCCCGCGGGTCTCCGCGCGCCGAGGTCCGGATCCCGGACGATCCCAGAAGGACACCAGGTGACCACTCCTGCCCTGCCCACCTCACGTGACGCCTCGCTGACGGCCTGGGCGATGGC
This region includes:
- a CDS encoding vitamin K epoxide reductase family protein, coding for MTRTAGSSRALALLLVITGAAGLLAAWVITIDKFKLLENPDFVPGCSLNPVVSCGNIMKSEQASAFGFPNPMLGLVAYGIVICVGVSLLARAAFPRWYWLTFNAGTLFGVGFCTWLQFQSLYRINSLCLWCCLAWVATIIMFWYVTSFNVRNDFLPSSPWLRGFLGEFTWVFPLLHVGVIGMLILTRWWDFWTS
- a CDS encoding tyrosinase family oxidase copper chaperone, with protein sequence MSVSRVPNGVPSGVPSRVTVTRRSVMHGLLATAAAAVLTPVVAASWPPRLPGSDDAPFDEMYHGRHLLGARTGTGGRAAVGGGEWRVTVDGRPLHLMRRADGSYLSMVDHYRSYPTALAAARAAVDELSPTEQLRGVEAEGNGHSGVHA
- a CDS encoding tyrosinase family protein; translated protein: MAYTRKNVSKLTAAERRRFVAAMLEIKRRGEYDEFVRMHIEYYVADGDRSLRAAHMTPSFLPWHRQFLLELERALRRVDSSVSVPYWDWTRQRSPSSAPWTADLLGGNGRRSDRQVMTGPFAYAHGQWTIKVGVTEGGYLTRDLGRRQAPFELPTRHELDSALADPVYDSSPWNSTTTKGFRNKLEGWGRGSGSGAWRNHNRVHRWVGGAMLGGASVNDPVFWLHHAFVDLQWSRWRQRHHGAHYLPARPPGPHDDQHGRIVARHERMPPWNVTPAELEDHSRIYRYA
- a CDS encoding chaplin produces the protein MSRIAKAAGVALGTGAVVLGGAGLALADAGAQGAAVGSPGVLSGNVIQVPVNVPVNVCGNTINVVGLLNPAFGNTCVNGGGPVTGTPGPSSTTPGYGN
- a CDS encoding DUF2087 domain-containing protein, producing MPTDLSASASTTPPADRPSAPPTDPLVGLFAEESRARAFAAVALGADTPAKVVERAGLSPRDATVALRRLLSQDVITDDGGLAVAYDHFRQRARAHRAPAENHGSGDEGTEAVLRTFVRGGRLVRLPAQWQRKLIVLRHIAEQTFEPGVEYPERIVNEKLRAWCEDAPVDHATLRRYLVDLHHLTRQHGVYRRPSEA
- a CDS encoding YcnI family protein, coding for MSPIRTTLRRAGVVTALTAAGILAAAGAASAHVTVHPESYAKGATDGVLTFRVPNEEDTASTTKVQVFLPTDHPVLGVLVTPQNGWTAKVTTTKLKSPVKTDDGTITEAVSEITWTGGRIRHGQFQDFDVAFGQLPDDTGQLAFKTLQTYSDGNVARWIEETSKGGEEPENPAPVLALTAKAADGGSSDSGSDAGSSTASGSGSDSGSDTSSASSSAPAQAAGSSASSSDSTARGLGIAGLVVGFLGLGAAAFTLVRGRNTGS